In the Burkholderia contaminans genome, GCCGAGCGTCGACGCGAACGATACCGGGTTGCTCAGCGCCACCAGCACCGCGCCCACGAACGCGGCCCAGAAGCCCGCGCTGCCCTGCTGCACCGTGCCGGCGTAGCGCGTGTCGAACAGGCCGGCGAACGCGAACAGGCCCGCGACGAACAGTACGCTCGCCGCCCACACGGCGATCTTGTTGACCCACAGCATGAAGCGAAAGCCGTAGATGCAGACGATCAGCACGAGTACCGCGAACACCATGTACGCCGCGCCGAGCGTGAAGCCGTTGACCGGCACGCCGACCATGTCGTGCGCGCCGCCGACGAGCGCGTCGCCCGAGCTCCACACCGCGAGCGAGAAGAATGCGATCGACGTGAGCAGCGCGAGGAACGAGCCGACGATCCGGCCGTGGATGCCGAAATGCGCGCCGGACGACACGGGGTCGCTCGTGCCGTTGCGCGGGCCGAACAGGCTCATCGGCGCGAGGATGCAGGTGCCGGCGAGCACGCCGAGCACGATCGCGCAGACACCCGCCTTGAACGACAGCCCGACCAGCACGGGAAAACTGCCGAGCACCGATGTGGAAAAAGTATTGCAGCCGCCGAACAGCAACCTGAACAGATCGATCGGCCGCGCATAGCGCGATGCATCGGGAATGCGCTCGAAACCGAACGACTCGACCTGCGTAATCCTGCCTTCACTCATTTGTCTCCCACTCCTCTGGTGCGTCTGTACCGCCCGGGACTGCGGCGATACGACACATCGTCATCGATTCGCGGCCACTCTAAACCGGATCGCGCGGCGCAAATATCACGCATTCGAGACGTTTACGACGAAGGAGAACAATGTTTCCCGGCAGGCCAGCGGCCGGCGCCCGCGCCATCCGTACGGCGCGGGCGATGCGAGGTCAGTGCGCGCCCTCCGCCGCCGGCGCGCGGCATGCGACCAGGCCCCGCTGAACGGCTTGCCGCGCCTCGATGCCGGCGAGCCAGCGCTCGACGTGCGGGTAGTCGGCCAGATCGAGATCGAGTTCGGGCGCCGCGCGCAGCCATGGAAACGCGGCGATGTCGGCGATCGAATACCGCGGCGACGCGAGATACGCCGATTCCGCCAAACGGCCATTCACGACGCCATAGAGGCGCCGCGCCTCGTTCCGGTAACGCTCGAGCGCTTGCGCATTGACCGTCGTCGAGGCATGCAGGAACCACCAGAGCTGGCCGAGCATCGGCCCGATCCCGCCGATCTGGAAGTGCAGCCATTGCTGGACGGCCGTGTGCTCGGCCAGCGTGTCAGGCTGCAGAACGCCCGTCTTCGCGGCGAGATAGCTCAGGATCGCGCCGGATTCGAACACGGTCAGCCCGGTGTCGTGGTCGACGATGGCCGGGATCTTGCCGTTGGGGTTGATCGCGAGGAACGCCGGGCTGCGCTGTTCGCCGGCGGACAGATTCACGTGCACGCGGTCGTAGGCGAGCCCGGCCTCTTCCAGGTAAATGGCGATCTTGTGTCCGTTCGGCGTGTCGGCCGTATGGAACGTGAGGGGATGCGTCGAGGTCATGTCGGTCCTTGTCTTCCGGTTATCGTTGCAACTACAATCGTTGCAATTGCAATCCTATGCCGGAATCGACAGCCCCGGCGACATGCCAGTACTCGAAGGAGGGACATGCAGACTGCGCGATCCGGTCCGCCCGTGCGGACACCCGACACCCGCCGCGCCGCGGCGGCCTGCCTCGAAACGCTGCTGACGCAACGGCTCGCGCCGGGTGGCCGCGCGGTGTCGCCGCTCGGCGCGATGCGCACCGCCGCCGATTGCCTCGAGCGCGATGCCGCGACATCGGAACGCGTATGGATCGTGCGTGCCGATGCGCGGGAACCGTCTGCGGACACCGACGCACATCGCCGCATCAGCGCGTGGCCGCTGCGGTTTCTCGATGCGCGCAAGCGGTTCGAGAAACCACTGCTGTACCTGCTGCATGCGCGCGCGACCGACCGGCTGCGGCTGGCGTCGGCCGAAACCGTCGATCGCGGGATCTTCGTCAACGATGCCGAAACGGTCGCGTCATCCTGGCCGAAAGGCGTGACGCCCGACGTCCCCCACTGGCTGGCCGCGAACACCGCGTGCACGCCGTACGATCCGGCGTCGGGCCATGAGGCGATTGCGATCCTGCGCCACGCGCTGCGCGCGCTCTATGTCGCCGGCCAGCCGGGATTCTGTTACCTCGCGAGCCACGACGATCTCGTCCCCGATGCGAAACCGCTGTCGGCCACGGCGGCCCGCGACGCGTTCAGCGGCATGGTGCGGGCCGGCCGGCGCGCGGCGGCCGGCGCGGCTGCGCAGATCCGGCTGTGCGGCGCGGGCAGCACGCTCGCGGAAGTCATGAAAGCAGCCGATCTGCTGCGCGACGAATGGCGTATCGACTCGACGATCTGGAGTTGCCCGAGCTACACGCAGCTCGCCCGCGACGGTTACGCAGCCGACCGGTGGAACCTGCTGCACCCGTACGACGAACCGCGCATCGCGCATGTGCGCCGATGCATCGGTAACAGCCGCACGCCGGTGCTCGCGGTGACAGGCTATGCGCGGCACGTCGCCGCGCAGCTCGGCGCGTTCGTCCCGGCCCGCTTCGCGGCGCTCGGCGCGGACTCCGCCGGCCCGGGCGCCGGTGCCGGCACGCGCGCGCCGAATGCACACTGGATCGCCGCGGTCGCGCTTCGCCTGCTGGCCGACGATGGCTGGGTGCCGGCCGACTGGGCCGCGCGGGCGATGCGCCGTCATGCGAGCGGCTGACGTGCGGGCCGGCTACCGCTACTTCGCGTCGGCTCCGGCCTCGCGCGCGGCGGCGATCGCACGGTCGAGCGCGGCGGCCATCGCCGCCTGTTCCTTGCTGCCGAACTGATCGAGGAAGAGTTCCGCGACCGTCGACTGGTACACCTTCCACATCTTCTTGCGCAGCGTCCGCCCCTTGTCGGTGATGCTCGCAAACGCGGCGCGGCCGTCGTCCGCCGAACGGGCGCGCGTGACGAGCCCCTCCTGTTCGAGCCGGTCGATCAGCCGCGTGAGGTTGTAGCGCTCGATCGCGAGCACGTCGGCGAGTTCGTGCATGCGGCGCGTGCCGTCGGGCCCGCTTTCGAGCCCCCACAACGCGTCATACCACGCATAGGCCGGCAGGCCGGCCGCCGCGAGGCGGCGCTCGATCTCGCGAATCATCGTCCGGTGTGCGCGGACGAACGAGAACCACAGATCGGGTTCGGGTGCGCTCATGTCAGGTCGTTCCTCTCGTTGAATTGCAGTTGCAATTAAATTTTACCTCGATAACAATTGCCCCCATACGATTGCAATTGCAACCATCTGCCCGCCGATCGGCGGGCGTTCCGTCGCGCGTCGCGGCGCCACGATCGTCGCCCCGCGCAGCCTTATGCTTCTGGAGACATTGCATGACCGCACCTCTCACGCTACCCGACATCGACCCGCAGGAAACCCGCGAATGGCTCGATGCGCTCGAATCCGTGATCGCACTCGAAGGCCGTCCGCGCGCGCACTACCTGCTCGACCGGCTTTCCGACCTCGACGCGGCACGCCACGGCGACCTGCACGGCCGCGTGACGACCGCGTACGTGAACACGGTGCCGCGTGAACGGCAACCGGCCTATCCGGGCGATCTCGCGCTCGAGCGGCGCCTGAACGCGATGATCCGCTGGAACGCGATGGTGATGGTGCTGCGCGCCGGCCGGCTTTCGAACGTCGGCGGGCATATCGCGACCTACCAGTCGGCCGCGGTGTTGTATGACGTGGGCTTCGATCACTTCTTCCGCGGCCGCACCGACACGTTCGACGGCGACATGGTCTACATCCAGGGGCATTCGGCACCCGGCATCTATGGCCGCGCGTACCTGGAAGGCCGCATCACGGACGCGCAACTCGACAACTTCCGCCGCGAGGCCGGCCGCGAAGCGGGACGCGACGGGCTGTCGTCGTATCCGCATCCGCGGCTGATGCCGGATTTCTGGCAATTCCCCACCGTGTCGATGGGGCTCGGGCCGCTCACGGCCGCATATCAGGCACGCTTCATGCGCTACCTCGAATATCGCGGGCTGAAAGCGCATCAGGGCCGCAAGGTGTGGGCCTTTCTCGGCGACGGCGAAATGGACCAGCCCGAATCGCTCGCCGCGATCTCGCTCGCCGGGCGCGAACGGCTCGACAACCTGATCTTCGTCGTCAACTGCAACCTGCAGCGCCTTGACGGCCCGGTACGCGGCAACGGCAAGGTCATCCAGGAACTCGAAGGCACGTTCCGTGCGGCGGGCTGGAACGTCATCAAGGTGATCTGGGGCGCCGGCTGGGATCGCCTGCTCGAACGCGACACGACGGGCCTGCTGCGCCAGCGCATGATGGAATGCGTCGACGGCGACTACCAGACCTTCAAGTCGCAGAGCGGCGCGTACGTGCGCGAGCATTTCTTCGGCAAGTATCCCGAGTTGCTCGAACTCGTTGCGGACCTGTCCGACGACGACATCTGGAAACTGGCGCGCGGCGGCCACGACCCGGAAAAGGTGTATGCGGCCTATGCGCAGGCGATGCGCGCGGACGGACGGCCGACCGTCGTGCTCGCGAAAACGGTCAAGGGCTTCGGGATGGGCGAGGCCGGCGAAGGCCAGAACGTGAACCACCAGTTGAAGAAGATGAGCGCGGATGCCGTACGTGCGTTCCGCGACCGCTTCGTGCTGCCGGTCAGCGATGCGCAGCTCGACGAACTGCCCTACCTGAAGCCGGAACCGGGCAGCGCCGAGGCACGCTACTTCGCGGAACGCCGTGCCGCCCTCGGCGGCCACGTGCCGGCCCGCTTCAGCACCGTGGCGCCGCTGCCGGTGCCGCCGCTCGCCGCATTCGACGGGCAGCTCAAGGACAGCGGCGAGCGCGGGCTGTCGACGACGATGGCGTTCGTGCGCATCCTCGGCACGCTGCTGAAGGATCCGGCACTCGGCAAGCTCGTCGTGCCGATCGTGCCGGACGAATCGCGCACGTTCGGGATGGAGGGCCTGTTCCGCCAGATCGGCATCCACTCGCATCTCGGCCAGCTCTATACGCCGCAGGACGCCGGCCAGCTCAGCTACTACAAGGAAGCGAAGGACGGGCAGATCCTGCAGGAAGGCATCAACGAATCGGGCGCGATCGCGTCGTGGATCGCGGCCGGCACGGCGTACAGCAATCATGGATTGCCGACGATTCCGTTCTACATCTTCTACTCGATGTTCGGGCTGCAACGCGTCGGCGATCTCGCTTGGGCGGCCGGCGACGCACGTACGCGCGGCTTCCTGCTCGGCGCGACGTCGGGCCGCACGACGCTGATGGGCGAAGGGTTGCAGCACGACGACGGGCACAGCCACGTGCTGTCGTCGGTGATTCCGAACTGCGTGTCGTACGACCCGACCTATGCGTACGAGCTGGCCGTAATCGTGCGCGACGGCCTGCGGCGGATGTTCGCGGAACAGGAGGACGTCTACTACTACATCACGCTGCTCAACGAGAACTACCCGCATCCGGCGCTGCCGGACGGCGCGGAGGCCGGCATTCTCAAGGGGCTTTACCTGCTGCGCGAAGGTAGGTCACACACGGCCGATGCGCCGCATCTGCAGTTGATGGGCAGCGGCGCGATCCTGCGCGAAGTGATCGCCGCGAGCGACCTGCTCGCGCAGGACTTCGGCGTGTCGAGTGACGTGTGGAGCGCGACGAGCCTGAACGAACTGCGCCGCGACGGGCTCGCCGCGGAACGCTGGAACCTGCTGCATCCCGAGCAGGCGCCGCGCGTGCCGTATGTGCAGCAATGCCTCGACGGCCGCACGGGGCCGGTGGTGGTGGCGACCGACTACATGAAGATCGTCGGTGACCAGATCCGCGCGTTCGTCGACGGCCGGCGCTTCGTGTCG is a window encoding:
- a CDS encoding glutathione S-transferase family protein, with product MTSTHPLTFHTADTPNGHKIAIYLEEAGLAYDRVHVNLSAGEQRSPAFLAINPNGKIPAIVDHDTGLTVFESGAILSYLAAKTGVLQPDTLAEHTAVQQWLHFQIGGIGPMLGQLWWFLHASTTVNAQALERYRNEARRLYGVVNGRLAESAYLASPRYSIADIAAFPWLRAAPELDLDLADYPHVERWLAGIEARQAVQRGLVACRAPAAEGAH
- a CDS encoding transketolase-like TK C-terminal-containing protein; the encoded protein is MQTARSGPPVRTPDTRRAAAACLETLLTQRLAPGGRAVSPLGAMRTAADCLERDAATSERVWIVRADAREPSADTDAHRRISAWPLRFLDARKRFEKPLLYLLHARATDRLRLASAETVDRGIFVNDAETVASSWPKGVTPDVPHWLAANTACTPYDPASGHEAIAILRHALRALYVAGQPGFCYLASHDDLVPDAKPLSATAARDAFSGMVRAGRRAAAGAAAQIRLCGAGSTLAEVMKAADLLRDEWRIDSTIWSCPSYTQLARDGYAADRWNLLHPYDEPRIAHVRRCIGNSRTPVLAVTGYARHVAAQLGAFVPARFAALGADSAGPGAGAGTRAPNAHWIAAVALRLLADDGWVPADWAARAMRRHASG
- a CDS encoding MarR family winged helix-turn-helix transcriptional regulator, encoding MSAPEPDLWFSFVRAHRTMIREIERRLAAAGLPAYAWYDALWGLESGPDGTRRMHELADVLAIERYNLTRLIDRLEQEGLVTRARSADDGRAAFASITDKGRTLRKKMWKVYQSTVAELFLDQFGSKEQAAMAAALDRAIAAAREAGADAK
- the aceE gene encoding pyruvate dehydrogenase (acetyl-transferring), homodimeric type — encoded protein: MTAPLTLPDIDPQETREWLDALESVIALEGRPRAHYLLDRLSDLDAARHGDLHGRVTTAYVNTVPRERQPAYPGDLALERRLNAMIRWNAMVMVLRAGRLSNVGGHIATYQSAAVLYDVGFDHFFRGRTDTFDGDMVYIQGHSAPGIYGRAYLEGRITDAQLDNFRREAGREAGRDGLSSYPHPRLMPDFWQFPTVSMGLGPLTAAYQARFMRYLEYRGLKAHQGRKVWAFLGDGEMDQPESLAAISLAGRERLDNLIFVVNCNLQRLDGPVRGNGKVIQELEGTFRAAGWNVIKVIWGAGWDRLLERDTTGLLRQRMMECVDGDYQTFKSQSGAYVREHFFGKYPELLELVADLSDDDIWKLARGGHDPEKVYAAYAQAMRADGRPTVVLAKTVKGFGMGEAGEGQNVNHQLKKMSADAVRAFRDRFVLPVSDAQLDELPYLKPEPGSAEARYFAERRAALGGHVPARFSTVAPLPVPPLAAFDGQLKDSGERGLSTTMAFVRILGTLLKDPALGKLVVPIVPDESRTFGMEGLFRQIGIHSHLGQLYTPQDAGQLSYYKEAKDGQILQEGINESGAIASWIAAGTAYSNHGLPTIPFYIFYSMFGLQRVGDLAWAAGDARTRGFLLGATSGRTTLMGEGLQHDDGHSHVLSSVIPNCVSYDPTYAYELAVIVRDGLRRMFAEQEDVYYYITLLNENYPHPALPDGAEAGILKGLYLLREGRSHTADAPHLQLMGSGAILREVIAASDLLAQDFGVSSDVWSATSLNELRRDGLAAERWNLLHPEQAPRVPYVQQCLDGRTGPVVVATDYMKIVGDQIRAFVDGRRFVSLGTDGFGRSDTRDALRTFFEVDRHFIVIAALKALADDGAIPRAKVGEAIRRYGIDIDKVDPASV